The genomic DNA GACATAGTCGGAAAACGTGAAATTTCACAACTTTCAATTTACAACAGCATGTCTAAACGATTAAGGGGCGAGATTTTTCATTATtgacaaataatataataacacAAGTTGAgatgttgggaacaaaattcaTTATTGAAATATCAGAATTATGTAACAAATTTAACGGTGGCGCCTGATTCTCATCAAATAATAAACTTCTCATTGATGATATGTGCATGACTGGTGTGAGcaaaatgcattttttaattGCCACTCTTTTCGTTATCaaccacaataacaaaataaataaataaaattttgatacgACGAAATAAAAAGGTTGGTTGTATCCGCCGAACTGGCGAAATTCAGTAGTCAGTTAAAATGGTCCAACAGAGACATCTAGCGACAGAAACGTAATTCATAAATTCACTCGTTGACGTTGATTATTCCCGCATTCGTCATTGGaacaagtgcagtttcaagtatttcgTGGAGTCTAGAGcagccgcaaaaccatggcgggatttccaaaccatggccgctatgaccaaacccacggcgactgatttttttagctgccacaaaccaatagcgagCTGCCGTGGTTACCCTGGTCAccctgatggtgataaatatagGGTAAGTTGGAACACTTTTCTTATGAATACAATTTTGATGTATTTGGGGTTATGTttaggtttaagtagatataattccgcatgatagactaaaatattgtacatgactttgtaaatataccggtaatagcgccataaaaccatggcaagagacgccACGGTCACATACAATTGTCATCGTGTTGATAAAATTCCACAAACTCTATCAACTCAGATGCTAGCAGGAGCTTAGGAATCAAATTTATGTTTAAGATATTATGTTGCGCTGTCACACTTTTGTTTGCCTATCTTCTGGACTATATTTATATTACTTTTGTTATCgtgtatttgtttttttattttggtgGAATACAACACTCGTACTTGCTTTTTGATTTTTCTTGTGGTCAACCTAAGTGTCTCTTGTCGAATACGCCCCCGAGGCGCCTGTTAAAATGAATTCAAATACACATGATAATCTAGAAGTGTTACTTTGCACGTATGTTTTaaattacattatatatatagttaaaaACTTCTTATTTAGATGTGCAGTAATAATATTCGTGTTAAGTTGGGTTGTAGTCTTTTGTCGATGAAAATAGAACGAATCTCAATCCGGTTTACGATTTGTTATTTCGCAATTGAACTCGgcctgaaacaaaaattgatttcaaatataatGATCTTGAGTTGTTGAAGTACCGAAGTAATGAGGTGTTGATGAAACTTTATTACATAGCAGCTGTAGCCTATATGACAACTCGTGAACACATAGAGTGGCAAATTGTGATGGATGCGTTCTAATGTTCAAAAACATGGTTTTAATCCGTTAAACAAATAATTTCTTGAGTGTTTGAACCGGATTCGTGTCAGAACCTCTTTGCATAAACACGCCAAAAAAGTACAAAAACTGATTATTAAAAATAGTCATACAGTAATAGTGGAGTGCAAGAAATTaatagatttgaaaatttaagtTATCAAAGGAATAGAATAAAGGAAATTAaagaagtgtttgttttgtatttaattAAACTACCTTTATTGTGAGTTAATTTACGTTCTAATTTCAATCTACCATGTGTTCCTTCGAAATAGATTTAAAAACCATTCATTTCGCAGAAAAATTATTAGCCAGTAGGATTCCAAGAAGCTACTTTAAATTATTCTTTATTGTTTCAGTGAATAAGGTTGATGGCGTATATTATGAATAGCTTCGTACAGATTTTCATCTTCTTGATTTGTAGTTTCGTTGGGCAAGTCATTTGTCAAGGTATGTGTAACATATTACGAATTCGTTCTATGAGAGAAATATATAATTTAGGGCGTTGAAGATTGAACAACATATATTGCATAATAATGAACTCCGTTCACCACATCTTGATCTCATGATGAGTTCTTTTGCGTGATATACGGTCTATCTACAACcaatatcatatttatatgtacctaactcaatatacaaatacaatcATTCAAGTTATGTATCGTACAGCAAATCGACTTCATGTAATAAATGTATGACTGTGTGTCTGATCTATATGTGATTGGCTGTGTGCGTACTGTTGACTAAACCACGTTTCCAATcctattgcttattttttgtcaaCGTCTATATATATgactgcatttttttttatcttgccGTGATTCCAGGTGGAAGCGTTACAGATTTGGTGGGTTGCGAAGGTAGATGTTTTAGCAGATACAACAGTTCGTTTCCATGTCAATGCACTAAACGATGCATAGCGCACGAAGATTGTTGTGTCGGAAATAATGGTTACCTTAAAACATGTCAACCTATGTAAGTGAAATTAGGAAAATATATTAGTTTCTATAAGTTAGATTTCCAAGTCCAAATATAGAGTCTCTTGCCATGTTTTTATGGTAAGATAAATAAATTGCAAAGATGGACTGACATCTATTGTTGTGTCGAAAGCTTCaactatatttaaatttttggaATGAGCATTTGTTCAGTTTTGACTTATGGATTATGACCGTGCTGATGGAGAAAACTGGAATTTTTTGCATTTATAACTTTAATCCGACACGACTATTGGATATGAAGTTGACCTATagattattttgttattaatgTGTTGTTGTTATAAGGCTATtaccaaaatttgtttttctttagATTTCATATTTGTTcctcttcgtgtccatatacttAGCATTTCTCCTTTGTTTCAGGTGCGctgaaaaatgtcaaatttattTGCCGGACaaagaaaaatgtcaaaagtgCGCATTTACTAATGGGAGTTGTGGTAAGACGGCATATTGcgataatatatattacatacaATGAAAAATGAGAATAGATATGTGCAAAAAACAAAGAAGTGGGAATATAAAGCCAATCGATAAGATCGGCAGATTGAGGCAAAGTGGGCTTATGCTGTGCTTCAGTCGTTCCTACTCACATTACCTATAATGaaacttattttatttcagtgaCAAACAAagagatatttgaattttctaaACGATTGTGGAAAGAAAATACATTTAAACCTCGATCTACGGATTTTGTTATAAATAAACAAGGTTTTACAACTGACAAAAACACGACAGATAAAGCTGATGAAAAGTAAGTTGTAATCGTTGAAtgataacataatatatatatatataaattctgtACCAATTTCAGTGTTTTAAGCTTATTATTAGCTATAGGGTCAGAAGTaaacaaaatgaaatcaaaGTTGGTTTTTAATTACTATATTGTGATTTCTTTCTCGTTGATTGTATATGACTGCGATGTTTTCCTTCAACACTTTAACTTTCTTCTAGTTTCAAGTTCAGATCGTGTACATTGTACAGCATTGCTCTAAATATATTTCTTAATTAGCCCATTCAAGTAGCCAAAAGATACATTAATTGTTTAAAACGCTTGAAGCAATTTCTATTTAAAGTTATTCGTTATGTTGTTGTGTATTCTTATTTATTCCCATTCATTCACATCATTTGAGAACAAATTGAGTCTTTTATTAAAAGTGCTCATAAGCGtgtacatttgaaaaaaataggaaaCTTATCAAAAATACTCAAATTAAAACATCATttatcaatatcaaaattttgcgtTAAAATCTGTGAATAATGTGTGGCCATGTGCGTgcatgattcaaaatttttaccCGATTTTATTTGGATTTTCTAAAGTCCAAATAGGTATAATAAGTGTTTGGAAATGCAAACTAATAAAATCTGGTCAGCCATATAGAGGTATAGATGACCTTCGTGTTGAATGATAAGAAACAAGAATAAACTTCCCTAACGAAAATACAATCACATCTAATCATGCTAACCTTTGCCCTTTACTTTAGTCATTGTCTTTTTGGGGGTCTGATTGATTATTATGAATTTATCGAAAAACATTTTTAACTTTCAACAGATTATTCACCTATGTAGATGAATCCATTCTGCAACTAGAGTCATTTCAAAAACTCATTGCTTTGTTTGACAATTATGAAAAATCATTAGGAATAGATGAATCCTTCATAAACAACAAGAAGAAGGAACAAAATGATTTCATCAACTTTGTTCTGAGAACGCCAGTTGGAAAAGCTCTAcgacaatttttattcaaacatgGTAAGTTTTAGAATAATTATGAAATAAAGGATGATGATTGCTTTcaggacacgaaatgtacatttAGATCGTTttgtattatgttgttgttgttagtcaTTCTTATCTTCTTatggttttgaaaaaaaatgatttattcaTCAATtaccggaccaattgctttaaaattttcagtggtcaaagattgtattacatttattcatttcaaaaagttCTGTGGGTCTATGAAAATTGTTATGTGCGCGATAACCTCATCACGCTTGATTGATtgagattttatcaaatatgattgaataacCAGATTTAAACTTTTGATAATTCAGTATGACATAACCAATGCCATCCGACTTGCTTAAACGTGACCACACAAACTACAACCCAGTGTACTTAAATAGTTGGTTTTTAATTTACCACAGGCTTGTCAGGATGTGGCAGGACAAgcgattttaaaaatattttacgaaaaatttggtttgaaaatttttcaagaaaaaaaggAGCTATGGATACGAGTGGGTACGTAGTTCGTAAGCTACTGAGTATTTTTACAGACTTTGAGATGAGACTGTAAATGGATTTCCAATTACTTTAGCATGATAAAAATCGCATTttcttcaaataattttgactTGAATTTATCAAAAGTGTAACCAATATAATGCTCGCTCAACCAATCATCTTGTTAGCGAGTTTTCTATTCAGAACGGCAACAATTATTTTTAGGTTTGAACACGTTTTTCTTGGAGaacattataataataaaacaagcGGTTTCCATAACTGGGTGAGATATTATCTTCTCGAGAAAGACGAGAAAATTAACTATATGGGCCACTTGGATACACCGGAAGACAACTTTGCGGTGAGAAATTAAGTTGTTCTGAGATTCcgttttttatattgttttcctTCTGGCTATGAAGGCTCGTTTTTTTTTGGCAAAAACATGAATTAAGATATATGAATGACATAGAAAATTAGGTTTCCGTACCGTAACTATCTTTTTTATATCGAAAGTTATAGATATaatatgataggatttacatatttatctcggcggagaggaaagccgataaggcggcttaatcacatggcaaaccacggcctctcgtccggttaccagtccatgtcgggtataggattagttagcccggtatttgttttcagaagcatggacttggtggtagaggaagccgtaaatAATGTTAAATGAGACAGCAGTTGACAATGTTAACTTCATTGCCTATTTTAAACAcatttatcaataaaaaatccTCTAAAGGTTGCACTATTAGAGTATAAATCATATCTCGTGAGAAGGTTTTCACAATGTCCATCAAAATTCAAACTTCATTGACCAGCTGCTGATGTAGACATTTAAAGCTCTTGGAATTGAATCGTTTGTCATTTGTATCTATTACTTCCATTTAAAAATACGAAAAGTTTAGGAATTTACTTCAAGGCTCTGTTAAAAATATTGCACTTACCACTTGTCGCACTTttacaattcaaatatttaaaaaaatcataaatttgcaAAGCAACCTgaatgtttaatatttatgttaTTAGTTTCAATCCAGCCATCTTACAAACATTTATCTATGGGAAATTTTTTCACAGCCTGGAAGGCAACGATTGCAGTTTGTCTGGGAAGGACATCGCAAGCGTTTAACGTCATTCATTGTTGGGACTACTCCAGAATGGGAATTTAGCGTTATCACTTTATGCTACTTGACGAGGCCCGGCATGAGGTAGATTCTAATAATAGTAGTCAGCTCAAAGTATTTTAGAAAGGAAAGAATAAACATatgctaaataaaaaaaatactcaaGGATCTGTCCAATTTTATTACAAAcacattttacaattttgttatttatttatttaatttccaATTCGTCTCACGTTTGTGTAACAGTATACAGCCGTAGAATTTAATGAACTTTAGCTCACTGTTTCAGCAAGATTCACCTTCTCAAAGAATACATATTACATTCGCCCATGCCATGGCATAGGATCTCAATTCCTAAGGGACAATACGTCTCAACTGAATATGTATCGCAACTCAGTGACACATGCCATTGATGATGCGTAGACAAATGTATTGCCAAAATCTCATTGCTCTATACAAGGA from Styela clava chromosome 12, kaStyClav1.hap1.2, whole genome shotgun sequence includes the following:
- the LOC120330316 gene encoding uridylate-specific endoribonuclease D-like — translated: MAYIMNSFVQIFIFLICSFVGQVICQGGSVTDLVGCEGRCFSRYNSSFPCQCTKRCIAHEDCCVGNNGYLKTCQPMCAEKCQIYLPDKEKCQKCAFTNGSCVTNKEIFEFSKRLWKENTFKPRSTDFVINKQGFTTDKNTTDKADEKLFTYVDESILQLESFQKLIALFDNYEKSLGIDESFINNKKKEQNDFINFVLRTPVGKALRQFLFKHGLSGCGRTSDFKNILRKIWFENFSRKKGAMDTSGFEHVFLGEHYNNKTSGFHNWVRYYLLEKDEKINYMGHLDTPEDNFAPGRQRLQFVWEGHRKRLTSFIVGTTPEWEFSVITLCYLTRPGMRCKVSLEDLNGSPYDVEIQTYTWSRTAHQNGLRYIGTAYVL